One segment of Spirochaetota bacterium DNA contains the following:
- a CDS encoding rubrerythrin family protein, with amino-acid sequence MAKSVKGTRTEKNLLAAFAGESQARTRYDYFASVAKKEGYEQIAAIFQETALNEKEHAKRFFSYLEGGMVEIQAHYPAGVIGNTVENLKAAAAGENEEHTKLYPDAAKVAEEEGFPEIAFLFRKVAEVEKHHEQRYLDLMKNILEGKVFKKDKKVQWKCRNCGYIHEGESAPEKCPTCLHPQSYFELLCDNY; translated from the coding sequence CCGAAAAGAACTTACTGGCAGCATTTGCAGGTGAATCACAGGCCCGCACACGCTATGATTATTTTGCATCTGTTGCCAAAAAGGAAGGGTATGAGCAGATAGCTGCTATTTTCCAGGAAACTGCACTGAATGAAAAAGAACATGCCAAAAGGTTTTTCAGCTACTTAGAAGGCGGCATGGTGGAAATACAGGCACACTATCCTGCAGGCGTTATTGGCAACACAGTAGAAAATTTAAAAGCCGCTGCAGCAGGCGAAAACGAAGAACACACAAAATTATATCCTGATGCAGCAAAAGTAGCTGAAGAAGAAGGCTTCCCTGAAATTGCGTTTTTGTTCAGGAAGGTTGCAGAGGTGGAAAAGCACCATGAACAGCGCTATCTTGACTTAATGAAAAATATCCTGGAGGGGAAAGTATTCAAGAAGGACAAGAAGGTGCAGTGGAAATGCCGCAATTGTGGCTATATCCACGAGGGCGAGTCAGCTCCTGAAAAATGCCCAACCTGCCTGCATCCACAAAGCTACTTTGAGCTTCTGTGCGATAATTATTAA